In a genomic window of Streptococcus oralis subsp. tigurinus:
- a CDS encoding DUF6287 domain-containing protein — protein sequence MNKKEREKQFEEVNGRKRSESKSAPNKNIKIYIGLALAASVTLILVSIFSHSLIGKKESNQASSAVSTTESTSQSSTNQGKIDETDKDKQEEIQKLKNQLTALDTKITEAEALVSKLKKETTVPKLDIEAIKNNDLSSLEGTWRSQSGNEYIINDSGEVRATWFTNDQKYESVVGLKVSKGQDSRNPETASLSAWVKDSVAGGFVVVAVPSGVVMQPGDDGKITDKSNHAEERLFSGQQYEAMLMKPEDVYYRVKPDASKLNEEEKNLAQLQAEREAIKSSLESKEKKN from the coding sequence ATGAATAAGAAAGAACGAGAAAAACAATTTGAAGAGGTCAATGGACGTAAGCGGTCTGAATCAAAGTCGGCTCCGAATAAAAATATAAAAATCTATATTGGCCTAGCACTCGCTGCTTCAGTCACTCTCATCTTGGTAAGTATTTTCTCGCATTCTTTGATTGGAAAGAAAGAGTCAAATCAAGCATCGTCTGCCGTTTCAACTACAGAGTCAACAAGTCAATCGTCTACAAACCAAGGAAAAATAGATGAGACTGATAAGGATAAACAAGAGGAAATTCAAAAACTCAAGAATCAACTGACTGCTTTAGATACCAAAATTACGGAAGCAGAAGCACTTGTTAGCAAGTTGAAGAAAGAAACTACCGTTCCAAAACTAGATATTGAAGCAATCAAGAACAATGATCTATCTAGTTTAGAAGGTACTTGGCGTAGTCAATCTGGTAATGAATACATTATTAATGATTCTGGAGAAGTACGTGCGACTTGGTTTACAAATGATCAAAAGTACGAATCTGTAGTTGGATTAAAGGTATCAAAAGGTCAAGATAGTCGTAACCCTGAGACAGCTTCTCTCAGTGCGTGGGTGAAAGATTCTGTTGCTGGAGGATTTGTAGTAGTAGCTGTGCCAAGCGGAGTTGTTATGCAACCTGGGGATGATGGAAAGATTACGGATAAAAGTAATCATGCTGAGGAAAGACTTTTTTCTGGACAACAATATGAAGCGATGTTAATGAAACCAGAAGATGTTTATTATCGTGTGAAACCAGATGCTAGTAAACTTAATGAAGAGGAGAAGAATTTAGCTCAACTACAGGCTGAGCGTGAAGCAATCAAATCTTCTCTAGAATCTAAGGAAAAGAAAAACTAG
- a CDS encoding ABC transporter permease yields MKKYQRMHLIFIRQYIKQIMEYKVDFVVGVLGVFLTQGLNLLFLNVIFQHIPSLEGWTFQEIAFIYGFSLIPKGLDHLFFDNLWALGQRLVRKGEFDKYLTRPINPLFHILVETFQIDALGELLVGGILLATTVSSIAWTLPKFLLFLVCIPFATLIYTSFKIATASIAFWTKQSGAMIYIFYMFNDFAKYPITIYNSLLRWLISFIIPFAFTAYYPASYFLQDKDGLFNIGGLMLISLVFFAISLKLWDRGLDAYESAGS; encoded by the coding sequence ATGAAAAAATATCAACGCATGCATCTGATTTTTATCAGACAATACATCAAGCAAATCATGGAATACAAGGTGGATTTTGTGGTTGGTGTGCTAGGAGTTTTTTTGACCCAAGGTCTGAATCTCTTGTTTCTCAATGTCATCTTTCAACATATCCCCTCGCTAGAAGGTTGGACTTTCCAAGAAATCGCTTTTATCTATGGATTTTCCTTGATTCCCAAGGGATTGGACCACCTCTTTTTTGACAATCTCTGGGCACTGGGGCAACGATTGGTGCGAAAGGGAGAGTTTGACAAGTATCTGACCCGTCCTATTAATCCGCTCTTCCACATCCTCGTTGAGACCTTTCAAATTGATGCCTTGGGCGAGCTCTTGGTCGGTGGCATTTTACTAGCGACAACAGTATCAAGCATTGCTTGGACTCTTCCCAAATTCTTGCTTTTCCTAGTCTGTATTCCTTTTGCGACCTTGATTTATACTTCCTTTAAAATCGCGACAGCCAGTATCGCTTTTTGGACCAAGCAGTCAGGTGCTATGATTTACATTTTTTATATGTTTAATGACTTTGCTAAGTATCCGATTACCATTTACAATTCGCTTCTTCGTTGGTTGATTAGCTTTATCATCCCTTTCGCCTTTACAGCTTACTATCCTGCTAGCTATTTCTTACAGGACAAGGATGGACTCTTTAATATCGGTGGTTTGATGCTGATTTCCCTTGTTTTCTTTGCTATTTCTTTAAAACTCTGGGACAGGGGCTTGGATGCCTACGAAAGTGCGGGTTCGTAA